DNA from Daucus carota subsp. sativus chromosome 1, DH1 v3.0, whole genome shotgun sequence:
gtcctaactttttataagtgattcacgacttttacacaaacagtacaaacaagtgcttctaacttaaaacTCCAAAAGAGAGGCTTAAAACCCCATCCAAACACCcactcaattttttaaaaatacttttatttatttacacaaacagattaataaaagtaaaattaGAAACAACTCAGGCTTCTCTCTTAACAAACCGCGCTATAACCTCTCTAACAACTAACAAGCCCCTAGCTCTAGACCTGGATAAAAGAACCGGCTTCCGGTCCGGGATCGGTCTTTGAAAAGCCCGGAAATATTATGGACAGGCTCTTTTTAAATCGGGACAGAACTGACCGGATTTTACATGCATTATTAtattgtgaataaaaatttatcatttttaatttatcataaatcACTAATTAATTGATTGTTAATTAATCGAAACTTTATCATAAGTCGTTATATATGCGTTTAGCTTTATAGAAGCCCTTGTTTTAGTGTCTGACCCTCCAAATTTTGGGTTAATACTTGTATTTAGCATGCTAAATGAGAATATAATATCACCTAAAACTAAAaagcaaattattttttttcgcTTTCATCGAAAATGGTGTTTTAATAACCATGTGTTATAGgggaatattttatttatatccttaaattttacatatattaagcAATGCATTGTACCACAACCGAAAAAACATGCTAAACAAAGATAATGATATgaatttctgtcaaaaaaaaaaaaaagataagatAATGATATGAATTGTCCCAAACTAGAATACTTCGACTTCCACACTTCCTGTATCAAATGGAGGTATCCTCTCTCTTGTGTTACTGTAGGAAGCCCAGCAAGCTGTCCATCATTGCCCTTCAagaataaatcaattaaattacgCTCTTCAGAAAAAGGGAACATTAAACTGAAGCTACTTAGATATTGTGTATTACTGTAATTCACTAGCGATGGATGAATAAAAGAATGTAAATCCctctatcaaaaaaaaaacgaaTGAACTCCAGTTCTATGCTAAACAGCTAAAGCTTACCATAGAtgactatattttttgttataataattataataatacactAAACAAACCATGCTACAAGCACTTTTCTCGCCAATAACTAGTTAAAGTGTGCAACTCAGCTctataattatgaatttttctgaattttttaatgttttaattcaataaatgtTTATAGTTGAGCACAAAAATGTTTTAAgcttttaaattcttttaaacATGCCAAAATAACTAAGAAATTTCTAATCATTTTGTGTTCAACAAAATACACTTATTCTCTCACTTGGTACAACGTGTTtgaatattagttttttttttttttatcaattatcaCTACGTTTGTTGCTCCTCGAGTCCGAGGCTTTTGACAAGTAGgagttaattttaaattatttactttTTGGATAGTtcttaaatatcatattattatattttttataatttttaaaatagaaaaaaactaaataacatgatttatatttaattatctttaaattataaaaaatgtaattttattcCTGACTTCCTTTCTTTTCTCAGGGCATTCTCTTCTTTTTTAACTAGGTCAATTGCTTTCATCGTTGATAAGAATCTGAGCTTTTAGTATTCTATCTACCGCTTCACATCCATacacagtgttctaaaaatccccgatttaaccgataaatctcggattaatcccctgcaaagtcggccaccgatccgatttttgaaatccgattaatccttatatatatttcataatcgaagtatatgtgataaattattaaaattaaaatactatattactttaaatatgaataattatagagtttatgaatatagtaaatatattagttactaaatagctaatataataataactaaatattaaataatattttaatattaaaataaacccgattttaactccgattaatccttccgattaatccccgatttccgattaatccttgaatcggtagctcaaccgattaggtccgattcccggtTTCTGTAACACCGTCCATACATATCAATTTGGGTTGGGTTGAAAATTTTAACTGTAATTCATACTATCTCATAGTATGTGCATTATTTCATCATATTTTGAAGATAGATGTTGCAATAATGTATGGTACATCTTTTAATTAAAACagaaatattttcaataattaataatctgttttaatatttttattgtctatgttaaataaatattcttaTTTAACACGGTAAATAAACTCTTATTAGTTAGACACGTTAAAAGGCTAAGTGAGAATTACCCAAAAACacatatttatgagaaaatttaaatgtatttaattataataaaagagAACTAATACAAAACCACTATTAAAACATGTCACAGGTTACGAAAGCCCATGGGTCCAAATACCGACCAACCATACCCACCAAAATCTATGATATTTTGTCTTTGATAATATAGATCTTATATTTTAGCTTTCAGGTTTGccaatttgtaaaattattatgttattaAAGAATGTTCAATAAACTTCTAGAAAACTTCACACCAGCATACTCTATTTTTTAGTCACTACCACTTTTATTTACCAGGATTAAGAATATAAAATTCActaaaatatagtaaaaacCTGCTGCAGTCTGGTCTTGTTCATTTAAGAACTGTGGCTATATAAATTCCAACTGACCATAAATGGAGAACTCATATAAACAAACAAATCCCTAATTAGCCCAAACAACATTTTACTGGTGGCCATTTCAGGTTTTCTTCCCTGAATGCGATCTGAAGTGGCTGCAACAATCTCATATAGAACATATCCCAATGATATCCCAAGAGGATATCCCAATGATCTCTACGGTTTACAAGAGGATTAAACAAAACTTCCCATTTTGCCTGACTCGTAAATGATAAAAATTCAGATTTACTTTTCAGTAGACAAGAAACAAATATGGAGCAAGGAATTATAACATGGGCTGGTAAAATCTTGACTTATTAATCGGCTAGAGTTTTGGTAAGCTGACTAGATGTACTATCATTTTAGCAGATATGAGGAAACTTCAAGAAATTGAACTAATGCTTCCAAGGGTTCACATATTATGAAAACAAAGTGCCTATGAATATTACATTTCTGAGTATCCTTGATAGGCTCGTAAACTTACAGTGCATCAAAATACAATTGATCAAGTCCATGATAACATATAATTGATCGACACAATTATATTGACACAACAGATTAGcacataaaattttcatatcaacACCATAGCTAAGTGACTTTCTAATACCAAACGATTAAGATTGGTCTCTTAATGATTAATAGTCATAGATCAAGGACCAAATCATTTGGCTACTTGTATTATGTGTGGCTCTACCTAGATCTTGTAGTACTATCAAACGCTGACCCAAAAAGTCTTCCACCATTATAAGTATACCCATTCCGGTCAGAATATGATCTAGGACGATTATATTCATGAGAAACACCAGGGGGTGTTGGCACTGAATGGAAAAGAAGGTATTAGGGATATCAGAGAGCACATCAAGACAGGATGAGAGCAAGCACATCAAGACAGGATGAACTACGCCCTTAGACGTCATAAAAAGTATGTACACGAAGAGAACaaaaatatgaacaaaaaaCAATTAGAAATGAAAATCATATCACCTTGAGCATAGCCTGATCGTTGCGATGAGAACATATATGATGAATGTGGTGCGGAGTGTGGAGTAATATCTTCAGAATCATTATACTGTCTTACTTTGGGGGCAGAGCCAAATGCAGGCTTATCTTGTCCAGAAATCTGTTTTTCATGGGTTCCATCATTAATAAACAAGAATAAGTTATTCTAGACTCCAGGAGCAAAACTAGTAACTCTTAGCATATttctaataaatttatctttaGACTCAAAGAGAAGAACTAGTGACTCGAAAATAGCTACTAGTAATTAGGGAAGCACTGGATGCTCACCAAAGTCTTTAAATAAGGCTGAGAAATAACGAGGCTACTTGTATCTTTATCAAACCACAGTTCTGCCTGAGCCCATTTCCCGAAACTAATTTTGGACAAtattttgtatttgtatatgatAAATAGAGATTGAGTTTAGCAATCAAATCATATTTCTTAATTTCTCATTTTGTCTTAACTATCAAGTATTATACACATAACACTAGGGATCAAAACAACTTAAAGCTGGACTCAGCTTACAAGGACTAAAAGCCAAGAACAGTTAAACTGTTATTAGAGAAGGTCAAACTCTCCTCAGCTCATTTAGAATCAAAACAACTTGCTTTAAAAAAGATTGGACTGAATAAGACTCTATTACAGTCCTGGCTGCAGCAGTTAACGGAAATTAAGCTTGTGCATCATAGTCCAGAAAATAGTGGTAACTAAAATTCAGCGACATCTTATATTCAGAAATGCATTTTACTAATGTAGCTCTTAGCTATGTGCCCCAACCAGTACAAGAATCAGTTGGCGACTTACAATGTCTATAAGAGCTAACAAGCATCATTGTGCAAACTGTGAAGCTTCAGATTCGTAAGTTTGTAATATATAAGGTAGCTAAAAAGGCAAAGTAAAAGGGGATACCGCAAATCTAAGAGTTCGGTTGTAGAGAGTGACAAGCCCAGAAAATAGCCTGACAGCATAGTCTGCAATCTCCTGCGTTTCATATTCAGCAAATGCGAAGCCCTTGGGTCGATCAGTTTCCCTGTCTCGGGGAATATACAAGTCCACAACACGGCCTGCCTGAATTAATATATCATACAAAACCCTGTCACTCACTCGTTCATCCAGATTGCCTGCCAAGTACAAACACAAAAACCAAACCTGAATTAGCCTAAACAGTATCACATCTGACTAATACAACAAAAACAATGACTTAATTGTTGAATTTTAACAGAGGCACATTGTAATTACATAAGATTGCAACATCTACTTGTGTAATTGGaaacaaaaattgaaattacaACAAATAAATCATCAGAAAACGATAAGATACACAATACGAAAGAAAAACAAGAGATGGATAGAGAAAGGACCTATGAAAACGGTGCAATCACGGTCGCCAGACATGATCAATTCAATTGCTTCAAGGGGCTAGGGTTGGGTTTATAAACCACCTGCCTGTAATTGTCGATataacaatactccctccgtcatgTAATATCGTTTATTTAATAAAGAGTTTActgcactttgtaaccccacaCTTTGGCTCATTAGCAAATTAGACTCtacactttgaaacgtgacagttTGTAATTTTAGGTTTCACTTagctttcggtttgtaacccTGACCCACGCATCTGTTAAAAACAgcccgttaactttaactgtttgagaggtaacattgtgtatattagtttctaacggCTACTTTACTCCACTTCACCCCTCAAATTTTATGTATCATATttggaaattatttctgaacacacacaacgatgtaaaacaatttaaaataatttttaaagggttaaatagctaattcatcaTTAACTTGGCTGAAAACTTGCAATTGAGTCATATTGTTGAAAAACCTTTCAAACACATCATCGagtaattaaaaactttcaaatgCGCCACTCTCCGTCAGTTCCGTTAATTACTTAACggaatattcaaaaatatttttaaaaaatgtgaaaaataattcaagaaaatcttaaaaaattcagaaaaatctgaaaaaaacaaaaaaattctgaaaaaaattcaaaagttcaacaaaattcagaaaaaattcaaaatcttaaaagaatttgaaaaaatcCGGAAAAAAAACCAGGTGGCAAGTTTTTTTCTTCAGAttttagaaaatttgaaaagaattaaaaaaaaaaaaaagcttgccAGTTTTTGTTTcccattttttttgaatttttgattttattcacaattttcaaaaaaaattaaaaatatgtcagatttttttgaatttttccaaattttttaaatattttttaacattttttttcaaatttttgatattctttttgttttttttttgtattttctttatttcttttttgaaCTTTCTGTTAATTACTTAACGGAACTGACGGAGAGTGATgtttttgaaagtttttaattacttgATGATGCGTTTGAAAGGTTTTTCAACAACATGATTCAGTTGCAAATATTCAGCCAAGTTAGtgatgaattagctatttaactcaatttttaaaatacgtatttagatttagaatctgaaaatttatttatttttgcataaacgaagtaacttattttaaaattttaaaataaatacatattttaaaaattatttgtaatttaatatatattgttgtgtgtgttcaaaaataattttaaaatataatacataaattttgagaggTCACatggggtaaagtagctgttagctGTTAACTCTCAAACGGCtgtttttaacggatgtgtgggCCAGGATTACAAACCGAAAGTTAAATGAAACTTAGGGTTACAAGctgtcacgtttcaaagtgcGGGGTTTGATTTGCTAATCAGCCAAAGTGTGGGGTTACAAATTGCAATAAactctttaataaaaaaaagtgtataaaatagagagatgttcatttttttttgtacaTCCCACAAAAGAATAAAGATCATATAAAATGAGACGGAGCCGGTATTTCCTAAGATTATATGCGACACACATAGTATACACTGTTTGAAGATATTCTATTTAAATATCTATGATAAATTCGTGATCAATTAAAGATTATGTAACTAAATTATTGAttacattttaatttaattataaaaaactaatttattaACTCCGATAAaatcttaataaattttaaacggTAGTTCAAACGATTAGTTCCGATTCCAGTATATATAAGATTTGACTTACAAAACTGTTTAAATTTattgcttttattttttttaatattttaatatttgtctctttttttgaaagtaatgttttaattacaaacaaaatatatCTTTCTGATAATTTCTTATTATGTGTGATATCTTCTTATTATCATACTTTACTTTATTAATCAACTACTTATGTTTTTCACGTGtctattacataatataaaatatattttattcaatattattaattattcctGCAAACTCAACCGCATCctacaaattatatttaaggaTGTTTTCTATGATATCACTGTATAATTAACTTCTTCCATTGATATCATCAcatttttaacttttatatgtgataatctttatatttaatttttcatattttagatTGTAAAACAAACGTGTACTcgaaaattttgtaaaaaaaatgtgTAACTAAGTCATGATAAGTTTAGCTGAGTGAGTTATAAATTGAATGAGGGTATTTTTCTCTCCTGAAATTTTGAATTAgtgtattttttttctcataaattttttaaatatataagttaatttACAGTCTTAAATCAAGATCAGTTAAGTTGAGTGAGTTATAAATTGAAtgtgtgtattttttttctcatcaaATTTTGAATGAGTGTATTTTTTctcataaaattttcaaatatataatttaatttaccgttttaaatcaattttattctACTATCtgtatatattaatcataatttgtatgattttattcctTCAAAATCTAGCCACTCTCTCTTATTCTCTAAGTCAAGATAAGTTGAGTTGAGTGAGTTATAAATTGAATGAATGCattttttttctcataaaattttcaaatatctacttatatatataataagacaATCAAGGGCAAAAATTGTCAAAAAAGTGGTCGTGAAAAGTCAAATATGCCCCTACTTATCTCATAATTACAGAAAAGCCATGAATCAATGCATTTATTACATTTAAACTATTAAATAC
Protein-coding regions in this window:
- the LOC108209595 gene encoding spliceosome-associated protein 49 isoform X2 encodes the protein MSGDRDCTVFIGNLDERVSDRVLYDILIQAGRVVDLYIPRDRETDRPKGFAFAEYETQEIADYAVRLFSGLVTLYNRTLRFAISGQDKPAFGSAPKVRQYNDSEDITPHSAPHSSYMFSSQRSGYAQGQ
- the LOC108209595 gene encoding uncharacterized protein LOC108209595 isoform X1, translating into MSGDRDCTVFIGNLDERVSDRVLYDILIQAGRVVDLYIPRDRETDRPKGFAFAEYETQEIADYAVRLFSGLVTLYNRTLRFAISGQDKPAFGSAPKVRQYNDSEDITPHSAPHSSYMFSSQRSGYAQVPTPPGVSHEYNRPRSYSDRNGYTYNGGRLFGSAFDSTTRSR